TATTGCAGGAGTCTGCCAACTTTTTTCATAGAAACATGTATGATGGGGAGAGCCAGATAGTATCTGTTTTAGACTTTGTGAACCAAGCCCTCTTTGTTGCACTGCTCCGCTCTGCCCTGTGTTGTAGAGTGAAGGCAGCCATAAATAATGTATAAGTGAACGGGCATGACTGCTTCCATAAAACGTATACACAAAAAGAGATCGTGTAATTTGCCAAGCCCTGTCATACTGTCTTTtcactaaaaaggaaaaagaagtatcAGCATATTGAATTGAAAGTGACCCccaaatggttttctttctttttgccgcCTAATTGGAGTACTCGGAGAACTACTGCGGTTCTAATGAAAAAGGCCGTTTCAAAAGTTAAAATGCCTATCTGAGGATGCACAAAAACCTATGGATCCTATTCTGGGATTTCCTTTTCCCTGATCTCTGGCTgacttttctttattcagtttctGCCTCTCCCTCACCCACCATGGGTGTTTCTATGGTTTTAATACTAAAAAGCCATTTTAAGTGTAAACTTTTCATTTGTGAAGGTAGCTGTACAGTATCTAAGGAAATACAGACTGCAGTGGATTTGAATAAGAAAACAGCATTCTCTGCCTTCCAAACACCTTACTGTGGCGCCTGTAGATTCAGCATCTCCAACTGCTCACTTGTGCGCCAAGAAATGACACAACCAAGATTTCTGGTCTCTTCCGCAATCAAGATTTGCCTTGCGAAACATTTGCCCCTAGGGGTACTGTTTCCAGAGTAAATACTACAGGCCGCCCAGTTAAATATGGATTTCAGATTAACAAGGGCTAATCTTTTAGTGTAAGTATTCCCGTGTAAAACTTACTTTTCTTTTGCCAAATCTGGCAACCCGACACCAGGGACCTATTGAATCCGTGCGTGTCGGAGCTTAGTAGAGACCAACGTGGGCATCAGGGGGTCCGCTAACCAAGTCGAGCGCAGGGGCCAGAAACGTCTGCAGGCGCCTCCTGGATATCCCATCTGCCTTTCTGGATGCTACTCTGCACTCGTAAAAGTGATTGTCTTCTACCCCGGCATTTCTCAAACTCCTAGCGCGCAGGTTTTATAAACCTAGCACTGCTCGCTAGTTGTGGCCACCTTCTGAAAGCTTCTGTGCGGGTTACAGAAGCCCGCACAGAAGCCCGGGCACCATGGGCTTCCGTGGCCTGGAACAAAGCCCTGACGGGCGGCCCGCTTTTAGCGCCAGGGCTGGGCGGCCTCGGATCCACGCCGAGAACGAGCCGAGGAGAGGCTGCTGTGTTTAACATATTTATGGCGTTACCCTTTCTTTCGGAACTATTCCAGTTCTGCTTGTACTGCGCCAGAAAGAGAGATATCAGGGCTCATCTCCAGGCACTTAAAAACTCTTGTTTTTCCGGGGAGTGGAGGGGTCTTGCAAATGTGTTCTCACTCGcaagcagggaaggggaggatAGAGACAGGACAGGAGCTGCGGAGGGGTCGGGGCACCGCTGGGTGGGGCGCGTGCGCGTGTCTCAGCCCTCACTGTGTGTCCTTTGGTCGTCACTTTCCCGACGGGATCTTGGTTTTTGAGGGGTGGGGACCTGGAGCGAAACACCCGGGGCGCTGCTTGCAAACTCAGCATATTCTGTCTCTACTCCGCCTTTTTCAGAGGAGAAAAGACCTGGCCCACACCTCCCAGAGGCTTTACCTGATGAAGAGGAGGAGCAGCCACTGCAGCGCGGTGGACAGGGTGTCCTGACTGGCGCCGAAGATGTCAGTGACAGTGGCCGGCACGTTCTCCAAATCCAGTCGCGCGCCACCATCGTCTGAGTCCCTGGCCGCCTTCTTTTCCGCAGAGAGGATAAAGGCGTCCATCATGTCGCGGGGGGCGGCCCCGGGCCGAAGGCTTTCACAGTGCCTCAAGAACTTGTCCAGGACGAAGTTGCTGAAGTTGCGGTTGAGCTGCTCGAATTCGCGGAAGGCGGTGCGCATCGGGTTGGGGAAGTACTGCAGCCAGGGCATCACATCCACCAGACTGCCCGCGCCCACCGTGCGCCCAAACTGCTCGTTGTGGCTGAGCAGCTCACGGAACTCGGGGTCGTCGTGGCTGTAGCGGCAGCCGAAACACACGGCACTCATGACGTTGGCCACGGCCACGACGGTCAGCGGCCTCGGGTCGAGGAAGGCGCCGTCCGCGCTGCCGCGCACCAGCAACGCCACCAGCTCGCGCGCCTCGCTCAGCACGTGGCCCTCGAGGACTTGGCGGCTGCGCAGCTGGCGCGTGGAGAAGTTGCGCATCGTGCTGTGGGCTGCGCGCCGCTGCACCTTCCAGTGCTCCGAGTAGTGGCCGAAAGCCATGCTGCGGCCGCCGGAAATCACACGGAAGGAGGCAAAGGACGGCCGGTCGGCGAAGGCCGAGCCCTGCTGCACCAGAGCCTGGTGGATGGCGCGCTCGCCATTAAGCACCACTATGGGGCAGCTGCCCAGGCGGATCTGGAAGACGTCGCCGTAGCGCCGCGCCAGGCGCGCGAACGAGAGGTGAGACGCCTGGCCCACCGCCGCCGCGTTTCCGATCAGTGGCCAAGCAAACGGGCCCGGGGGCGTGGACCCGAGCTGCCGCCTCCGCTGCCTCAGCAGCCACTGGGCCACATGCACAGCGGCCAGCACCGACAGGAGTAGCAGGAGCGTGGTCTGCTGGGTGGACAGCAGGTTTAGAGGCCAAGGGTCCTTCGGACTGAGGCTGGTGCCCATGCTGGGGACAGAAAGGAGAAGGCGTGACACTCAGGGGTGCAGAGACAGGAGCGGGCGCCCCACGCCCCTACCCCAGCCTCGGGGGACTAAGTGCCGTTGGGTGGAGAGGTCGGAGCTGACTCTCTGGAGAAATGGCCAAAAACACCCCTTCCCATCCCCAACCCAGTCTCCCTTGGAGAAGAGAAGGGGCGTGTTTCCACCTCGCTGTAACCCAGCGCCAACCTCTTCCCCTCCCCGCAAGGTGCGTAACGGTTCCTGCAATTTGGGGACAACGCTGCGGGCATCGAGGCGGTGGCGCTTGATTTCCTTTAAAGTGCCTACCACGCCATTCCCTACCTGCAAGAATCCATCTGAAGAGGTCGCGGGGCAGCGGCTCCGCAGACAGACTGACCTGCGGGGAGGTGCGGTTTCCAGTGGCGCGGGACAACCGGCTCCGAGAAGGAATTGGGACCTTTGCCTAGGGTAAGACGTCAACAGGAACCCGCAGGCCCGCCCTGGACACCTGCTGCCCCTATTGGGAGCTTTAACTCCCACTGGGGTCTCTTGGCGTCGTCAGTGCCAGGAGCGCTTGAATTGGGATGGGGACGGAGAAAGGTGCCTCGCTCGCCGAGCCCCGCTGCACTTGGGGACCTGGTAAAGTCGAGGTTTCCTCACAGCGCTGGGATTGAGACTGGGGGTCGGTGAGTGGCGTCAATTTCCACGCCCTTGCGGCTCTCACAGCTGGCGTCGCAGAAGCGCTCGCTCCCACCTCAGAGTCAAAGCGCGCCATCCCGCTCCTCCGGGTTTTAAGAAGGAGGGCAGCGCGACCTGGCGGGGCGGGGCCTGCGGGGGGCGGGGCGCGCCGTACACCACGCCGCTTTGACCCGGACTCCCGTCGGGGCGCACCGACTGGCCTCGGAGCTCTACTAGCAGGCTTTCGTGGGAGCGGAGGTGCCCACGTTTCCATTGTGCGGTAACCGCTCTTCATCACAGCCACCTCCGATCGAGGCTCCACGGTGTCCCCAGAACCGCGCTGGGGACCACCTGCCCCTGCCGGTGCTCTAGACGTGGGAGCGCGCCCCGCCCCCAGCGCACGACCTCCCTTCCCTCTACCGGTCTTGAGCTTGCTTCCCGGAAAGCCAGTGTAGTGGCAGCGGTTTGCCTCACAGCGCCCTGCCTCAGAGCGCCCCTGGtttgttgtttaaattttatcttagGTTCTCGCAAACAAATTGCCACCTCAGTGGAGGCTCTTTGGCATGCaaagttttttccagttcttgcGGCGAGATCCGTAAAAGTAGCCGCTCCCCCGCCCCGGGGCCCCGACAGTGCTTGGGAACACAAAGGCTCCTGGGGCGCAGCTGACCCTAAGATTTCCCGCGTAGAGGCCACTCCAGGTGGCGCCGCCCGCTGGAGGGCGCGGGGCCGCCCAGGCTGCGACGGAAGCCGTTGGCGCAGGGCGGGGAGCCAAGCTGGGGCGACTGGGGGGGCTTGGGGGAGCTAGCGGGGCGGATCCGAGCGGGGCGGAGGGTGGCTAGAGGAGGCAAATCTCCGCGTTCGGGCGAACCTTATCGGGTTGAAAAGTTTCTGCTGTCGCCTCCCCCTTGCGTGCGGAGCTGGGCTTTGCGTGCGCCGCTTCTGGAAAGTCGGCTCCAGTCATATCCCTGGGCGCTGCCCGCGGCTGCCCCTCCCGCGCTTCTCACGGCACCTGACACGCGGAGGCGGCGGCCGAGGGTGGGGTGCCGGCCACCACCACCCTTGGCGTGGAGTGCAGGCCGCCACCACCCTCGGCTGCGCACGCACAGTCGCGCCTGCCAGGCCAGCGAGGCAGACGCTTGGGCCACCACCCGCAGGCCGTGCATCGCGACCTCGCCGCTCATCCGCGGCTCTGTGGTCTTCCTGGGGACGTGTGCGGTCGCGAAGGGGGCGCTCCCTTTAAAAGGGAAGCCGGAGGCGCTCGGGCGGGGGTGGCTTCCCCCGCCCGGCGCGCCTTTTCCTACATGTTGATGCATAGGATTTTCAAGACAGCTAAGAGAACAAGGACTTCACGAGGCGGGGGGAAGGGCGAACTCGAGGGAAGAGGTGAAGTGTATCTAGTTAACCAGGTAGGAATTGTGCTGGCTTCATCAAAGGATAAATATAAAAGTGATGGGTTCACCACGGACAACCCTGCACTTTGAGCTCCACCCGCGCTGCGCATCTTGTGCTATGATTgacctgttttacagatgaataaactggTGTTCAGAGAGGTTGCGTGACTTAACCCAGGTCACGCAGCCATCAAGAAGTGGAGTCAGGGCTTAAAGCCACGAAGTCCCATTCCAGATCCTTCACATAAGTTTACATGTAAGAAAATTGCAGATAAGAGACCCAAAtgccttctttcctgccttccttaaaaacaaaaacaaaaacaaaaaaacacctggggctgagcacagtggctcacgcctgtgatcatagcactttgggaggcccaagcgggtggatcacttgaggtctggagttccagaccagcctggccaacatggtgaaaccccatctctactaaaaatacaaaagttagccggacgtggtggcgcacacctgtaatcccagctcctcggggaTCGGGAGGAAGGCAGCAGAATTGGtcgaacgtgggaggcagaggttgcagtgagcagagactgctccactgcactacagcctggacagcagagtttaagtgagactctgtctcaaaaaaaaagcagctggaagaactttttaaatagtgtttttgttttcatagttGAGAATTCTGAGAATAGCAGAGAAGAAATAGTATGCTAACCGTTTGCAATTAAATTGGTTATGAGGGAGGCCAGTGGACTGTGCCTCATAGCTGACCCTGGAATGATTGATTACATTGTAAAGAAACACAAAGGAGTGTCTGAAAAGAATCTGACTTCTTGAGAGATTGAAAGCAGCAATCAATTTGCTGACCTGATAAAGAAATGTCtttttgtgtggattttttttttttttttgagatggagtctcactctgtcacccgggctacagtgcaatggcgtgatctcggctcactgcaatttccacccgccaggttctcctgcctcagcctcctgagtagctgggattacaggcgtgagccaccatgcccagcctgtgatGGCTTTTATTTGGTATCTTTTGAAAACTTTTCTGGAAATGATTTCACACACCATGATGGGGAACTTAGATAGTGATGGAGTTTTAGTTTTTGAGCAGTTGCATTGGTTTAATAATAAGCATTGGTTTCACAGAGCTGAGTTGGCCTACATAGCCTTTGAAATGAGTTTCATAGCAACCTTCCCATGTCCAGCTTTAGCAAGATCCTTGCCTAATAATTCAAGACTCTGGTGCATGCATCAGTCTCTCATAGACTTTAATTTAGTAGATGGGAATTATCTATGAGCTAATGCCAATCCTGAGCTGTTGACATTCCTGAAAGCCTTTATCACAATACCTCTGCCAGAATGAGAGCAGATGGAAATTGCCTTTAAgtaaattcctatttttaaaaagtataaaacgaGGCTGTTCCTAAGATCTTCTGTGCAGCTCCTCAATAATGCCATCTAGTTTTTAGATCAACTAGATGCATGCTTTCCTGCCATCACAGATAGATCAGATATGTCCTCCAAGCCGTAGTTCCTTGGGCTCAGCTCTTTTTCTAGGACATGACTCAAAAATCAGTGGAACCAGGTTGGTAAGTGCTGTCAGAAAGATAAGCCCTTATCAGTTATGGCAAAACCAAAATGACTGGCTATGGTAACACCTCCTGCAGAGAATCTTCAAGCCTGGGATTCCTAGGGCTTTATGGTACAAACTTCATTGAATGGCCCATCTGGTACCATGATAAGGACTTTGGATAAATCCAATGCAGCCTGTGGGCACCCCAACCCAGCTCAAGGCAGAGCCCTCCCTCTAGTGAGAATCTACGCAGGCTCTTTAATTATCATCACAACTTCTCAACCAAAGCAGGGACCTAAGGCCCAGGAATCTCCTTTCAATCAACACAGAATATGGGCATTTTGCCCTCCCAAATCTCAAGCTTGAATTGTTTGTTGCCAATAACTTTCAAAAAGAACAGCTAAGCTGGGGGATagtttaaagtagagacaggtttAAAATACCTTGTATTGATTCGAAGGAACAACTTAAGCTTGTTTAAGCAGAACAGGAATGCACTGGCCCATGTGCAGAGAAGGTAACTGTGATGCTTCACAGGGCGCAAGGACCCAGGCCGCTCTACAGGCTCTCTGCCTATGCTGGTCTTTGCTTGGGCTTTCACTCTTTGCATGGCGAGGAAGCAGCCTAAAATTAACaaaccaaagagaaagagaacagctCTCTTCCAGGGTCTTAGAAGGACTCCAGGGGGCCAGACTGGTATCAGGTTTTACCCTGTGGCCAGGGGCTTCTTCTgtcatcagaaaaaaagagatggcAGAACATGCTAGGAAGCCAACCCAGTCCACTCCATGCATACATGTCTGCCCATTGGTTTCTTTGGGTTGGAGCATAACCCAAGGAAACTCAAagccattattgttattattattttattcttttttttttttttttttttttttgagacggagtcttgctctgtcacccaggctggagtgcagtggccggatctcggctcactgcaagctccgcctcccgggttcacgccattctcctgcctcagcctcccgagtagctgggactacaggcacccgccacctcgcccggctagtttttttttgtatttttagtagagacggggtttcaccgtgttagccaggatggtctcgatctcctgacctcgtgatccgcccgtctcggcctcccaaagtgctgggattacaggcttgagccaccgcgcccggcctattattattttaaatcagcaGATACATGCATTGCCCTTAGAGCCAGTAGCCCAGAAAGCTCGGCCCTTCTGTTATCAGGCTGGAAGTCAGTTTTCTTCGTGGTCTTCCTCTCTAGCGTGACCCCTGTGTCAGTCTAATGGGTAGCCACTGGGCTTTTCCAGTCATCTCCAAACACACATACCCACATGCACTGAGGAGAGTGGAGGAGAAGCAGCCGTCTCTGGTAGGCCCTTGACATTTGGGTGGACAGGATTCAGTAATCAGGCACATGCTGCTAGGCAAGAGGAGCAGAAATAAAGAGACACACCAAATGGCTGAGAGCGTGATGGAGGGAGGAGCTGTAGGATGATGCACCCCATGTGCTGGACCATGAAAGGAATCTTAGGAATTGATACCAAAACCCCGTGCCTCACCTGAAATGCTCCACTTCCTTGTTCCTGGCAATACACAGGCAGAGAACCACAGAGCTAATAAAAAGGTATTTTATCTAATGTCAGAAGCCATCATTTGTAGGATGCACCCTTATTTTTATGTACTAATACAAAGAAAGGAAGCTACCAATTATAATTGCATCATCGATTCTAAGATACATCCAGATTTCAGAGAtgtaaaatggaaagatgaaGGTATGATTTGGAGCTGACAAAGCATTATACAGGCTAATAAGGATTCTTTCTTTGTATTAAGCAGTTTCTAGGTTTCTTGGATGGAGTGGTTAGCACCAAGCGTATTGGCTACCAACCctcatttctattaatattatttcatgtAGACAATTGATGTTTTCTCAGTCTTACGTAAAGTTTGGTGAGAAACTGATTTAGAAGATTCTGCTATTTTTATTGACCTAAATTAATCTAAGAAAAGATAGTCACTTGCTAAGTAGATGCAGCTTAAAATAAGTTTCCTACTCCTGCTCCCCATCCAACCTGGTTGCCCATGAGCTCTGTCTGGTATTAGTGAAAGCCACAGAAATATATGTAGTGAAAGCTACATGTATTCTAGTTTCTCACCAAAATGCATATTTAGAGGTAAAGGGGTGTAATGTATGCCACTTACCCTCAAATGGCTCAAGGAAAAAATagaggggttgggggagaaggagagggagagaaaggagaatgagCAAGTAAATGTGGTCAATGTTAATTGGTGAATCTGGGTAAATGGGAGTTCTTTGTGATTCCTTGAAACTCTTATGtaattatatcaaaattaaaagttaactATAAGAACATAAAAAAGATCTTCCCAACATTTTGATCTTACATTGCCTTCTTAGCTTCTGTTGAGGGTTTCTTGTAAGCAAGGACAGTGGAAAGAAAGTGGGATTGGTCTGCAGTTCAGGGTCCTGCATCTGATACATCACTCCTGGAGTTCAGGACTAATAAAAAGTGTGCTCAGTTGCAGTCATTCTCCTCAGCACTATGGATTATAACCTGTACTTTCTCTGCCGTCCTTGTTCTTTGAAGGGTTTGAGTGTATCTTGTCTCTTTTATCTTAGGCTTTCTTCAATTCCTTTTGAAAGCAGAAGAAATATAATATAAAGCAGTGTCATGCCCTTAGTTCTACTGTGCCCCTGTGTTAAGGGGCATAATCTACTCAGGGTTCCATGTGCTTCATAAACGCTGCAAATGGTGCTGCGCTTTAATGCTTTTTCCCAGCAACATTcccaattctttctttcctttggtttGCTTCCTTCTGCCCTTTTCCTTCCCCTTGCTtcatcctttcttctctctcattctgtctctcattttccctttctctggGTCCACTCCTGTCTTCCTCACCCTCATTCCCTCAAGACCTCCACTCTCGCCCCAGGTGCCCCCTTTTCTGTTctgctgtctccctccctcccttcattcTCTCTCACACAGAACAGTAAAGAGTCAGGGCAGAGGGGAAAAGAgtgaaggaaataagaaaagggaGTAGAGAGGTACAgcaactaagaaaaagaaaaaggaacaaaatatccAGTCCTGGGGCTAAAAGACAGTCATGGTGGTCAGTCACTTTGTCTGGGCTCTCAGCCGGTGCACGTATTTCTCTTGCTCAGTGTTTGAGCATGTGCCTCTGCTACTTAATATTTGTGGGGGGAAGCTCCCACCGACTTGGCACAGTGATGATTCCATACGAAGGGAAGGGATGCCAGGGTCTGTGGTTGCTTTTGCAAGTTTCTTCTCTGGGCTTCCACTACCACCCGCTCCAGTTCCTGAAATAgacttttcttctcctccttctccttctctttttttttttgttttttgttttttgtttttttttttaacagagtcttgctctgttgcccaggctggagtgcagtggtgccatctcgactcactgcagcctccacctcccatgttcaagcgattctcctgcctcagcctcccgagtagctgggactatgggggtgcaccaccatgcctggctaatttttgtatttttagtaaagacagggtttttacgtgttggccaggctggtctcaaactcctgacatcaggtgatctacctgcctcggcctcccaaagtgctgggattataaccatgagccactgcgcccagcctgaaatcaACTTTTCTAACAGTGAAACAGGGAGCCTACTGTCCATGACTGTGGTCGATAGGGAAACATTTTACTTCCCTATTTCTTTGACCAACCATAGAAAATCTTTAGGCAGATGATGGATactggttttcctttttattttcattttctaaaaataaatatttaccaggttaccaagaaaatacataaagcaacAAGTAAAACACCCCACCACCAAAAGAATGTACATTTGGGCTCAGCTAAGGTCACAACATCTAGCCATGGACATGTTGACTGTACCTGGAGGTACAGCCTCCAGGTTTTTGGATGGTTAGCATCCAGATTCTAgcctttcttta
This Theropithecus gelada isolate Dixy chromosome 13, Tgel_1.0, whole genome shotgun sequence DNA region includes the following protein-coding sequences:
- the LOC112637014 gene encoding cytochrome P450 1B1 isoform X1 encodes the protein MDSCSMGTSLSPKDPWPLNLLSTQQTTLLLLLSVLAAVHVAQWLLRQRRRQLGSTPPGPFAWPLIGNAAAVGQASHLSFARLARRYGDVFQIRLGSCPIVVLNGERAIHQALVQQGSAFADRPSFASFRVISGGRSMAFGHYSEHWKVQRRAAHSTMRNFSTRQLRSRQVLEGHVLSEARELVALLVRGSADGAFLDPRPLTVVAVANVMSAVCFGCRYSHDDPEFRELLSHNEQFGRTVGAGSLVDVMPWLQYFPNPMRTAFREFEQLNRNFSNFVLDKFLRHCESLRPGAAPRDMMDAFILSAEKKAARDSDDGGARLDLENVPATVTDIFGASQDTLSTALQWLLLLFIRYPDVQARVQAELDQVVGRDRLPCMDDQPNLPYVLAFLYEAMRFSSFVPVTIPHATNANTSILGYHIPKDTVIFVNQWSVNHDPVKWPNPENFDPARFLDKDGLINKDLTSRVMIFSVGKRRCIGEELSKMQLFLFISILAHQCNFRANPNGPEMNFSYGLTIKPKSFKVNVTLRESMELLDSAVQKLQAEETCQ
- the LOC112637014 gene encoding cytochrome P450 1B1 isoform X2 — protein: MGTSLSPKDPWPLNLLSTQQTTLLLLLSVLAAVHVAQWLLRQRRRQLGSTPPGPFAWPLIGNAAAVGQASHLSFARLARRYGDVFQIRLGSCPIVVLNGERAIHQALVQQGSAFADRPSFASFRVISGGRSMAFGHYSEHWKVQRRAAHSTMRNFSTRQLRSRQVLEGHVLSEARELVALLVRGSADGAFLDPRPLTVVAVANVMSAVCFGCRYSHDDPEFRELLSHNEQFGRTVGAGSLVDVMPWLQYFPNPMRTAFREFEQLNRNFSNFVLDKFLRHCESLRPGAAPRDMMDAFILSAEKKAARDSDDGGARLDLENVPATVTDIFGASQDTLSTALQWLLLLFIRYPDVQARVQAELDQVVGRDRLPCMDDQPNLPYVLAFLYEAMRFSSFVPVTIPHATNANTSILGYHIPKDTVIFVNQWSVNHDPVKWPNPENFDPARFLDKDGLINKDLTSRVMIFSVGKRRCIGEELSKMQLFLFISILAHQCNFRANPNGPEMNFSYGLTIKPKSFKVNVTLRESMELLDSAVQKLQAEETCQ